AAGGTCCACCCGGCCCCACCATTCTCCCAGCGTGTCATGATCCAGCGTTCCGATCTCGAACCGCATCCGCTCTTGCAGTCCATTCCCCTCGGCCAGCGCCCGTGCCGCCTCGACGGCATCCGGGTCCAGGTCGAGCCCCAGCGCCGCCTCCGCCCCCAGCCGAAGCGCCGCCACGGCAAGAATCCCCGAGCCGCATCCGACATCCAGGACCCGCCGGGGGGCCGCATCGGCGCACATTCTCTCAAGAGACTCCAGACAAAGCCGCGTGGTGGAATGACGTCCGGTGCCGAAGGCCTGGCCGGGCTCCAGAACGATCTCGACACGCCCCTCCGGCGGAGAGGCTTCCTCCCAGGGCGGGCGGATCCAGAGCCGCTCCCCATACGCCTCCCCCTTGAACTGGCCGCGGGAGATGTTCACCCAGTCCTGGTTTTCGATCAGGCGGACGGTCACGGCGCTCGAGGGAACGCCGATGCGCGAGAGGATCTGCTCCGCCTTGCGCACGCCCTCGGCAGCGCCTTGTCCGAACGGAAAATGGGTCACGAGCACCTGGGTGCCCGAGGTGCCTTCGCGCCTCTCGACCGCCGAGGCTCCCGAGTCGATAAGGAGGCTGGCGGCGGCCTCGGCCGCATCCGAGGGCACCTGGGCAAACAACTCTATCCATTTATCGGACACGGGGGTGACTCCCCGGAAGAGGGACGGCGGCGGCCTGCGGCTGGGGGCGCTGGGCGGCCGGCACGCCCCTCCAATGACGGCAAACATCCTGAAGGGGGCATCCGGCTCAAAGCCTGTCGTCGCGCCGCCGGGGGCAGTGGCCGAGAATGCCCATGCGGCAGATGGCAAAGTCGTAGCGCACCGGGTCCGCCGGATCGAAGCGCCGCAAGGCGTCCGTGATCTCCTCGGCCATCTTCCGGTTCGGGGTGGTGCGCTCGCTGAGTCCAAGCAGGCCGCCGATGCGGGCGATGTGGGTGTCCAGCGGTATGGTGAGTTGATCGGGCCGCACCCCTTGCCAGAGGCCGAGGTCGAGGCCGTCCGCGGGCCGGACCATCCATCTGAGAAAAAGGTGAAACCGCTTGCAGGCGCTTCCCGCCGCCGGATCAGGCAGGAGGTAGCAGAGCGCCGCACGCGTGCCCTTGCGCATGGCGGGGGCGCCTTCTTCGGCGCCATGCAGCAGGCGGGAGCGGAATACGGAGAGTGCCCGGTGAAGTGTCTTCTCCGCCGGATCGTAGCCCTCCATAAAAAGGGCCTCGAGCGAACCGTGTGTGCGGAGCGCCCCGCCCACCGAATGCGCCAGCCGATCCAGGGCGGAGGGCCTGACCCAGCGGTGAACGATTCCCCGGAACAATCCGCCGCTCTCCCCGTGAGGGAGCGTCCGCAGCCGTTCGGCGGGCCGATCCCCCAGGCGCCTGAAAATTTTCCCGAGCGTTTTTCGGATCGCCACCGCATTTCCAAAAGCGAGCGCCGCCGCGAAAAAACCGGCCACCTCCCGGTCGGCAGGGCGGGAGAAGGCATGGACCATGCCGAGAGGATCTGAATCCAGAAAGGCCGCGTCGTAGTGATCCCGCAACGCATCGAGGCGGCGCTTTAAAATAGAGGCCTCTGGCTGCGCGCCCATCAAAAAACCCCTTTCGAGTCCAGAAGGAGGGTGACGGGGCCATCGTTGACGATTTCCACCAACATCATCTCCCCAAAACGGCCCGTCGCGGCCGGCACTTTTTTTGCCCGAATCTCTTCGACAAAAGCCTCATACAGCGCCGCCCCCCGTTCCGGGGCGGCGGCATGCGCAAAGGAGGGGCGCCGTCCCTTTCTGCAGTCTCCGTAGAGCGTAAACTGGCTGACGATCAGCATCTCCCCCCCCACATCGAGCAAAGAGAGATTCATTTTCCCCGCCTCGTCCGGGAAAATCCGAAGGTGGGCGATCTTCTCCGCCAGGTATTTTGCATCGGCCGCGTCATCCTCATCCCCCAACCCGAGGAGCACAA
This genomic window from bacterium contains:
- a CDS encoding 50S ribosomal protein L11 methyltransferase, translating into MSDKWIELFAQVPSDAAEAAASLLIDSGASAVERREGTSGTQVLVTHFPFGQGAAEGVRKAEQILSRIGVPSSAVTVRLIENQDWVNISRGQFKGEAYGERLWIRPPWEEASPPEGRVEIVLEPGQAFGTGRHSTTRLCLESLERMCADAAPRRVLDVGCGSGILAVAALRLGAEAALGLDLDPDAVEAARALAEGNGLQERMRFEIGTLDHDTLGEWWGRVDLLLANIFLGPLRELAPRMHAALCAGGRGVLSGIGYEQREALERAVSQAGFQVTRACALDEWTAIEVIKI
- a CDS encoding TIGR02757 family protein, whose protein sequence is MGAQPEASILKRRLDALRDHYDAAFLDSDPLGMVHAFSRPADREVAGFFAAALAFGNAVAIRKTLGKIFRRLGDRPAERLRTLPHGESGGLFRGIVHRWVRPSALDRLAHSVGGALRTHGSLEALFMEGYDPAEKTLHRALSVFRSRLLHGAEEGAPAMRKGTRAALCYLLPDPAAGSACKRFHLFLRWMVRPADGLDLGLWQGVRPDQLTIPLDTHIARIGGLLGLSERTTPNRKMAEEITDALRRFDPADPVRYDFAICRMGILGHCPRRRDDRL
- the dtd gene encoding D-aminoacyl-tRNA deacylase, which encodes VLLGLGDEDDAADAKYLAEKIAHLRIFPDEAGKMNLSLLDVGGEMLIVSQFTLYGDCRKGRRPSFAHAAAPERGAALYEAFVEEIRAKKVPAATGRFGEMMLVEIVNDGPVTLLLDSKGVF